The following proteins are co-located in the Eleginops maclovinus isolate JMC-PN-2008 ecotype Puerto Natales chromosome 23, JC_Emac_rtc_rv5, whole genome shotgun sequence genome:
- the LOC134859502 gene encoding zinc finger MYM-type protein 1-like: protein MAETTPPSRTGVPVGIASTTLSDDPGCWPSVLTSSMRCEIVKKGPVQIMDIEFPQNLDNPPRRFTKDSYKRTMKNGENIHRSWLVYSIHTDGVFCFPCTVFGKRERDNALTTCGYGGWKNLSYRLKKHECTKVHCDNVKKWHDLQRRLQTSTLIDQRQMELMQLEVEHWKGVIRRVIAIVSHLAERNQALRGTTSTVYDRHNGNFLAQVELLAQFDPVMNEHIRRIQCKETKVHYLSGVIQNEITQLVGDKILQEIARRVHKAKYFSVIMDCTPDISHKEQLSVVLRIVNCETPVSIAEHFLGFVHVEDTTGKGLSEILLDQLEKHNLSISDCRGQSYDNGSNMMGHKQGVQARILELNNKALCIPCSSHTLNLVVSDAAKSSVLSMSFFGMLQRLYNLFSSSVHRWAILKQHVKQLTLKPLSGTRWEARIDSVKVVRYHLPEILDGLSALETYATEKGDSETMSSAKSLHGELKTWSFLLCTITWYNVLYQVNHMSKLLQSPDVSMQTLKKETEGVTEYLEDFRENGLASSQTDAMEIAEDLEIERKLPEKRQRKKKRQFLYESTDETQSTPEEAFRRDFFLPLVDTAITSLKDRFSRLEGVYALYDFLFSIDIMRATIKTGKLHERCRKVEQTLHDIDADDLALEINSAVHTFPDEVSRCPFKMLDYIYSEKLLDLYSNLSIALRLLLTLPVSVASGERSFSSLKRIKNYMRSTMSQERLSGLALMSIESDVRRSLDLEGIVSAFAEAKGRKQQFQ from the coding sequence atggcagagaccaccccaccatccagaactggggtacctgtaggtattgcaagcaccacattaagtgatgacccaggatgttggcccagtgtcctaacaagcagtatgcgctgtgaaatagtcaaaaaaggacctgtgcaaatcatggacattgaattcccgcaaaacttagacaatcctcctcgaagattcaccaaggacagttacaaaagaaccatgaaaaatggtgagaatatacatcgatcgtggctggtgtattccatccacacagatggagtgttctgtttcccttgtactgttttcgggaagcgtgagcgtgacaatgccttaacgacctgtggctacggtggatggaagaacctttcctatcgcctaaaaaaacacgagtgcacaaaggtgcactgtgacaatgtgaaaaagtggcacgaccttcagaggagactgcaaaccagtacactgattgatcaaagacagatggagttgatgcaacttgaagttgaacactggaaaggcgtgattcggagagtgattgccatagtttcccatctggcagaacgcaaccaggctttgagaggaactaccagtaccgtgtatgatcgccacaatgggaattttctggctcaagtggaactcctagcacagtttgatccggtaatgaatgaacacatcagacgaatacaatgcaaagagacaaaggtgcattacctgagtggagtcattcagaacgaaatcactcagctggtcggagacaaaatcctacaggagattgcaagaagagtgcacaaagcaaaatacttctccgtgatcatggattgcactcctgacatcagccacaaggaacaactttctgttgttctcaggattgtcaactgtgaaacacctgtttctattgctgagcattttttgggatttgtacatgttgaagacacaactggtaaagggctcagtgaaatcctgcttgaccagttggagaagcacaacctcagcatttcagattgccgtgggcagtcatacgacaatggcagcaatatgatgggccacaaacagggtgtgcaggcaagaattttagagctgaacaacaaggcgctatgcatcccatgcagcagtcacacactaaatctggttgtgtcagatgctgccaagtcttcagtgttgtccatgtctttttttggtatgctgcaacgactgtacaaccttttcagttcctctgtgcaccgctgggcaattttgaagcagcatgtgaagcagctcacccttaagccactttcagggacgagatgggaggcccgaattgacagtgtgaaggtagtgcggtaccatctacctgaaatactagacggactgtcagcactggagacatatgctacagagaagggggactcagagaccatgtcctcagcaaaaagcttacatggtgagcttaaaacatggtcctttcttctgtgcacaataacctggtacaacgttttgtatcaggttaaccatatgagcaagctcctccagagcccggatgtttcaatgcaaacactgaaaaaagaaaccgagggagtgacagagtacctagaagatttcagggaaaatggactcgcatcaagccaaacggatgcaatggagattgcagaagatctggaaattgagaggaaattgcctgagaaaaggcaacgtaaaaagaaaaggcagttcctttacgagagtacagatgaaacccaatcgaccccagaagaggccttcagaagggacttcttcctgcctttggttgacactgccatcaccagcctaaaagacagattttccagactggagggggtgtatgccctgtacgacttcctgttcagcattgatatcatgagggccacaatcaagactgggaaattgcatgagagatgcaggaaagtggaacaaaccctccatgatattgatgcagacgacttggcattggagatcaactctgctgtccacacctttccagatgaagtatccaggtgcccatttaaaatgctggactacatatacagtgagaagctgttggacctgtacagcaatttaagcattgcactgcgcctacttctgacccttcctgtctcggttgcctccggagagaggagcttttcatctctgaagcgcataaagaattacatgaggtcaactatgagccaagagaggctctctggactggcactcatgtcaattgagagtgacgtccgcaggtctttggacttggaggggattgtgtctgcatttgctgaggccaagggccgcaagcagcagtttcagtag